In the Anoplopoma fimbria isolate UVic2021 breed Golden Eagle Sablefish chromosome 7, Afim_UVic_2022, whole genome shotgun sequence genome, one interval contains:
- the LOC129093217 gene encoding LOW QUALITY PROTEIN: inactive ubiquitin carboxyl-terminal hydrolase 53-like (The sequence of the model RefSeq protein was modified relative to this genomic sequence to represent the inferred CDS: inserted 1 base in 1 codon), with protein MAWVKFFRKPGGNLGKSYQPGSMLSLAPTKGLLNEPGQNSCFLNSAVQVLWQLDIFRRSLRQLPGHFCLGESCIFCALKGIFSQFQHSRERALPSDNLRHALAETFKDEQRFQLGFMDDAAECFENILERIHLHIVPEETDACTSRSCITHQKFAMSIYEQSVCRSCGASSDPLPFTELVHYVSTTALCQQSLQRRDESFGDLLQAASTIGDLRNCPSNCGQRIRIRRVLMNSPEIVTIGFVWDSDQSDLTEDVIRSLGPHLSLSALFYRVTDEHAKKGELLLVGMICYSSRHYCAFAFHTKSAKWVFFDDATVKEIGSRWKDVVSKCIKGHFQPLLLFYANPDGSAITADDASRQNSSQSHYKTPVNGEMQGLESPIVAHKKLDLTRENLNAMLGQGSFKQKTPSTLSRSSIQASGGREPVKIGTSEPKSRLRDISREVAQRAGEVRGMHLSRREPERSGHRRPESGYRDPGQDRTYSRSVSPPENGFKQHLETRLYSSQGKGPTRTERIPHLGGRSSHEPPRSHSRVQVLPSVPIINSGHHIRRVDQGSNGYDTDSSQDSRGRPGSGGNSRSRPSRPWKPMREALNVDSVLSGVSGGNLVSQERRQHSPRRRPSSQSPXRDRERDRDLTWGGREERKPKSLMTIYEDEQRHETGGSRSSLDSDGRGGYSDKDRSKGSATLKVRNDNWKIQRTESGYESSDRLSNGSANLDSPVVDNLSSKDLRTIPELHLTRDHFPQRRSDDLKADILHSTYSTGEQGRQSPDLRDEDILSGQPIQRRRAFRYTPGSFEKNNGLDSEQEENVDGSPVSPVPRYLAKTSSSEWNSSDDLAGPFSEQEETGTAAHIDPFSHNYPPRLPPKAFGSSHADPSAVHSQPPEVPTRTSPRYEPKNGLSPLSHTALRRWIETPAEHRLSSDASSKSGSSDQDRNDLSASESDERLPSPKPGHGDGTDSPGLTDMALPTTYFSVDSCMTDTYRAKYHKRPAYMKAEDHTSSGESDVEGRLALPDAQPPELSKSRSELGYPTTKTTAKWNPITSKGLDEHGFL; from the exons ATGGCATGGGTCAAGTTCTTCAGGAAGCCGGGGGGCAATCTGGGGAAATCGTACCAGCCGGGGAGCATGCTGTCTCTGGCCCCCACCAAAGGTCTGCTGAACGAGCCGGGCCAGAACAGCTGCTTCCTCAACAGCGCTGTGCAG GTACTATGGCAGCTGGATATCTTCAGACGCAGCTTGAGGCAGCTACCTGGACACTTCTGTCTGGGAGAGTCCTGCATCTTTTGTGCATTAAAG GGCATTTTCTCCCAGTTCCAGCACAGTCGGGAGCGCGCCCTGCCCTCTGACAACCTGCGTCACGCCTTGGCAGAGACCTTTAAGGACGAGCAGCGCTTCCAGCTGGGCTTCATGGACGATGCCGCAGAGTGCTTT GAGAACATTCTGGAGAGGATCCACCTGCACATTGTGCCTGAGGAGACAGATGCCTGCACTTCCAGGTCTTGCATCACTCATCAGAAGTTTGCTATGTCAATTTATGAGCAG TCTGTGTGCCGTAGCTGTGGGGCATCCTCCGACCCACTGCCGTTTACAGAGCTGGTGCATTATGTCTCCACCACCGCACTCTG TCAACAGTCGCTTCAGCGCAGAGATGAGTCATTTGGGGACCTGTTACAAGCCGCCAGTACAATAGGGGACCTTCGGAACTGTCCA AGCAACTGTGGCCAGAGGATTAGGATCAGACGGGTCCTCATGAACTCCCCAGAGATAGTTACCATAGGCTTCGTCTGGGACTCTGACCAGTCAGACCTCACAGAAGACGTTATCCGCTCGCTGGGGCCTCATCTCAGTCTCTCTGCA CTCTTCTACAGGGTGACAGATGAGCATGCCAAAAAGGGAGAGCTGCTGCTCGTGGGAATGATCTGCTACTCCAGCCGTCACTACTGTGCCTTTGCCTTTCACACCAAGTCCGCCAAATGGGTCTTCTTTGATGATGCCACAGTAAAAGAG ATTGGCTCCAGGTGGAAGGATGTGGTCAGCAAATGTATCAAAGGtcacttccagcctctcctcctcttttacgCCAACCCAGATGGGAGTGCTATCACCGCAGATGATGCCTCAAGACAAAACAGCAGCCAGTCTCACTACAAAACTCCTGTCAATGGAGAAATGCAAG GCTTAGAGTCCCCAATTGTAGCCCACAAGAAGCTGGACCTCACTAGGGAGAATCTGAACGCAATGTTGGGCCAAGGCTCTTTCAAACAGAAGACCCCTTCAACCCTCAGCAGGAGCAGCATTCAGGCCAGTGGAGGACGGGAACCAG tgAAAATTGGCACCAGCGAGCCCAAGAGTCGCCTCAGGGATATTTCTCGAGAAGTTGcccagagagcaggagaggtgCGTGGGATGCATCTATCCAGAAGAGAGCCTGAGAGGAGCGGTCATCGGAGGCCTGAGTCAGGCTACAGAG ATCCAGGTCAGGACAGGACCTACTCCCGCTCCGTCTCCCCTCCGGAGAATGGCTTCAAACAACACCTGGAAACTCGTCTGTACAGCAGCCAAGGAAAAGGTCCCACACGGACTGAGCGAATACCCCACCTTGGTGGACGGTCCTCTCATGAGCCCCCTCGCTCTCACTCCAGGGTCCAAGTGTTGCCCAGTGTGCCCATTATCAATAGTGGTCATCACATCCGGAGAGTAGACCAAGGCTCCAACGGATATGATACCGACAGCAGCCAAGACTCCAGGGGACGTCCTGGAAGCGGAGGGAACAGCCGCAGCAGGCCCAGCCGCCCCTGGAAGCCCATGCGCGAGGCGTTAAATGTGGACAGTGTGTTAAGTGGCGTCAGTGGTGGTAATTTGGTCAGTCAAGAGCGAAGGCAGCACAGCCCACGGAGAAGACCCAGTAGTCAGTCGC CCCGTGACcgagagcgagacagagatcTCACGTGGGGAGGCAGAGAAGAACGCAAACCTAAGAGCCTTATGACCATCTACGAGGACGAGCAGAGGCATGAAACAGGTGGCAGCCGAAGCTCGCTGGACTCAGATGGCCGGGGCGGCTACAGTGACAAGGACAGGTCAAAGGGCTCAGCAACTCTTAAAGTGCGGAATGACAACTGGAAGATCCAGCGGACTGAATCTGGATATGAAAGTAGTGACAGACTAAGCAATGGCTCCGCAAATCTCGACTCGCCTGTGGTAGACAACCTTTCTTCCAAAGACCTGCGGACCATACCTGAGCTGCATCTCACAAG gGATCACTTCCCTCAGAGAAGAAGTGACGATTTGAAGGCTGACATATTGCACTCCACATACTCCACTG GTGAACAAGGAAGACAATCTCCAGATCTACGAGACGAAGACATCCTTTCTGGTCAGCCAATACAAAG AAGAAGAGCATTCCGATACACTCCTGGGAGTTTTGAAAAGAACAACGGTCTGGACAGCGAACAAGAGGAAAATGTGGACGGCAGCCCTGTGAGCCCCGTGCCTCGTTACTTAGCCAAGACCAGCAGTTCTGAGTGGAACAGCTCGGATGACCTTGCTGGACCTTTCTCCGAACAAGAAGAGACTGGCACAGCCGCCCACATAGACCCTTTCTCGCACAACTATCCCCCACGTTTACCCCCCAAGGCCTTCGGCAGCAGTCACGCTGACCCATCTGCCGTCCACTCCCAACCGCCGGAAGTGCCAACACGTACGAGCCCCCGCTATGAGCCCAAAAACGGATTGTCCCCTCTCTCGCACACCGCCCTCCGCCGGTGGATCGAAACACCTGCCGAGCACAGGCTTTCATCAGATGCCAGCTCCAAGTCGGGGTCATCGGATCAGGACAGGAATGACCTGTCGGCCAGCGAGAGCGACGAGAGGTTACCCAGTCCAAAGCCCGGACATGGCGACGGCACAGACTCCCCTGGTCTGACGGATATGGCTCTACCCACCACCTACTTTTCTGTGGATAGCTGTATGACTGACACTTACAGGGCCAAATACCATAAGAGACCTGCCTACATGAAAGCAGAAGACCATACGTCATCAGGGGAGAGTGATGTGGAAGGGAGGCTCGCTTTGCCAGATGCTCAGCCACCAGAGCTTTCCAAAAGCAGATCAGAATTAG GATATCCCACCACGAAGACGACTGCAAAGTGGAACCCGATTACTTCAAAAGGACTTGATGAGCATGGTTTCCTATGA